The sequence CTGGGGCTGGGTGGTCGTCGCGACGGTTGTGGAGCCCTTGCCCGTGACCGTGTCGTCGGGCGCTCCCGTCGAGCGGGCTGCCGCTCGGCGTGCCGCGCGCTCCTCGGCCACTGCGGCCTTCGCTTCGTCCGCCGCCTCCAGCATGTCCTGCGGTACGGGGACGAAGAGGCGCTTGCCGATCCAGGCCGCGTACGCCCAGGCGGCGAGTACGGCCGGGATGCCGACGATGATGCCCATCAGGATGACCCAGCCGAGGTCCACCTTGAACAGGCCTGCGGCGGCCACCGGGCCGGGGTGCGGGGGCAGGAACGCGTGCGTCATCGACAGGCCCGCGAGCAGGGGCATGCAGTAGAGAAGGATCGACTTGCCCGAGCGCTTGGCGGCGGCGTAGACGATCGGCGCGAGGACGAAGATGCCCACGTCGAAGAAGACCGGGATGCCGAAGATGAGGCCGGTGAGGCCCATCGCGAGCGGGGCGCGCTTCTCGCCGAAGAGGTTCAGCAGGCGGGTGGAGAGCGCTTCGGCTCCGCCTGACACCTCCAGGATCGCGCCCAGCATCGTGCCGAGGCCGATGATGATCGCGACGTGGCCGAGGATGCCGCCCATGCCCGACTCGATCATCGAGACGGAGGCCGATCTCTGGACCGTGCCGAAGAGTTCCGTGACCGACAGGCCCGCGGAGAGACCCACGGCTATGGAGACCGCGAGCAGTGCGACGAACGGCTGGAGTCTGACCTTGATGATCAGGACCAGCAGAAGGACGATGCCGAGCGCCGCGACGGTCAGCAGGCCCGCTGTGCCGTCCAGGAGGAGGAGCAGGCCTCCTGTGTGGGGTGGGACTTCTGGGGCTGGTGGGGCGGCTGCGAGGAGGGATGACATGGGGAGGGCCTCTTTTTCGGGGCAGGGTGCGGAGTTCCGTGTTTTTGGGCAGGGGGGATCGCCGTACGTCGTGCGGGGTGTTTGTGGGGGGTGGTGCTTGTTGTCGCCGGGTGCGGGCCGGCGGTCCCCGCGCCCCTGAGGGCGCGGGGTCACAGTCAGTTCAGTACTGCCAGTGCGTCGATCTCGACGAGGAGGCCGGCGGGCAGGCCCACGTACACCGTCGTGCGGGCCGCCGGGGGTGCGGTGAGGTTCTGCTCCTCGAAGTACGCGTTGTAGATGGCGTTCATCTCCGCGAAGTGGTCGACGTCGGTGAGGTAGACGCGGATCATCATCGCGTCGTCCCAGGAGGCGCCGCCCTCTTCGAGGATCGCCTTCACGTTGGCGAGCGTCTGGAGGGTCTGCTCGCGCAGCGTGGGGCCCGCGGGTGTCGGGGGCTGCCCCTCGACCGCGGGCAGGAAGCCGACCTGGCCCGCGACCTGGAGGATGTTCCCCTTCCTGACGCCGTGCGAGAACTTGGCGGGCGGGGTCGTGTGGGTCTTCGGGGTGAGGGCGGTCTTGTCGGTCATGAGCTGGTTTCCTTCGTCGGGGTCTTGCCTGAGTACTCGGCGCTGATGGCCTCCGCGGTGCGGCGGACCAGGGGGAGCAGTGTGAGGAGTTCGTCCGCGGTGACGACCACGTTCGGGGCCGAGACGGACATGGCCGCCACGACCCGTCCGTCCGTGCCCCGGATGGGGGCGCCCACGCAGTTGATGGACTCCTCGTGGCCTCCGAGGTCGGTGGCCCAGCCCTGTTCGCGGACCTTGTCCAGCTCCCGCAGGAAGGCGGGGGCGCTGGGGGTCGAACGGGACGTGTACATGGGGTAGTCGAGCTTCTCCGCGAACGTGCGTCGCTCCTGCTCGGGGAGGTCGGCGAGGAGCAGCTTGGCAACTGCGGCGACTGTGATGGCCACGGGTTTGCCGATGCGGGAGTACATGCGTACCGGGTAGCGGCTGTCGACCTTGTCGATGTACAGGACTTCGCCGTCCTCGTGCACCGCGAGGTGGACGGTGTGGCCGCAGTTCTCGTTGAGGCGTACGAGGTGGGGGTGGGCGATCTCCCGCACGTCGAGGTTCTCCACGGCTTCCTGGGCGAGTGCGAAGAGGCGGGCGCCCAGGCGGTAGCGCTGGTCGGACTGGCGGTAGACCAGGCCGTGTTCGTGGAGGGTGCGCAGGAGCCGCAGGGCGGTGGATTTGTGGACGTCGAGGCGGTCGGCGACCTGTCCTAGGTCGGCGGGGCCCTCGGCGAGCAGCGGCAGGATGCTCAGCGCGCGGTCGACGGTCTGGCTCATGGGGTCGGTACCTCCTCCTGGGCCCGGTCTGCGGCGTTCGTCCAGCCGGGGCCGAGTCGAAGTGTCCCCCACGCGTTGTCGTCCAGGGCGGCGAGGCGGTCGGCGTGGTCGCGGGAGGGGGGTGCGGCCAGGTCTCCGGGGACGGTGAGGGCGGCTGCGGCCATGAGGTGGCCGTGGCGGAGGCGGTGTTTCGGGGGGAGGCCGCGGAGGGTTGCCGACAGGAAGCCTGCGGCGAAGGCGTCGCCCGCGCCTACTGGGGCGATCACGTCCACCTTGAGGGCGGGGGCGTCGGTGACGGTGTCGCCCACGCCTTCGCTTGTGGGGTGGGGCGGGGGCGCGCCGGGGGGTGTCCGTCCTCGGTCCGGTGCGGAATCGGGGGCCTTGGAGGCGAGGGCGGTTGACGCACCGGCGCCTGCGGGCGAACACCCCCCGGCGCGCCCCCTTGTCGCCGTACGCGGGTGACGGTCCGCCTCCGCTTCGAAGAGGGTGGCTCCCGCGCTGCCGTTCTTGACCACCAGCACGTTTGGTTCCGGGAGTGCTTCCCGGATCGCCTGCGGGCCGCCTGTGATGCCCCACGCCGCCTCTGCCTCGTCCTCGCCCACGAAGACCAGGTCCGCGCCTCGGGCCAGGGCGAGGAGGGTGGTGCCTGCCGTGGTGGCGTCCGGCCAGAGGCCTTCTCGGTAGTTGACGTCGAAGGAGATCAGGGGGTGAGGGCTTGTCATCGACCTCGACGTCAGGGTCTTGAGGAGGGACAGGCAGTCCTGGGAGAGGGCTGCTGTGATGCCGGAGAGGTGGAGGATGTCCGCCGCGTGGAGGGCGTCCAGGTCGACGGTGGTGGGGGACATCGCCGCGGCGGCGGAACCGGTGCGGTAGTACGCCACCTCGTGGGCGTCGGTGGCCCGGTCGCCGGCCGTGCGGAAGTAGATGCCGGTGGGGCGGGTGGGGTCGCGTCGTACGGCTGAGGTGTCCACGCCGTATGACGCGATGGTCTCCAGGAGGTGGTCGCCGAAGCCGTCCGCGCCTACCCGGCTGACCCATCGCGTGGTGTGGCCCGCGGCCGCCAGTACGCACGCCACGTTTGATTCCGCGCCGCCGATCGCGCGCTCGAACGACGGCACGTCGGCGAGGCGGCCCGGGCGGGACGGGAGGAACGTGACCATGGACTCGCCGAGTGTGACGACCTCCGCGGCGGCCGGGGGTCGCTGGGTGTCGTCGTGTTCGGGCGGTCCGGTGCGGGTCACGATGGCTGGGGCTCCTCGTCACTGCCGTGGGTCTGGGCGGCTCCGTTGACCCGGCGTTGGCCGAGATGTTAGACAGCAGTAAGCGCGATACGCAATGGCCGTTGCGGAGAATGCAATGGCCTCTATGAGGGAGGCTTTATGGCCGCCGACTCCGCCTCTGCCAACGGTGTGGAACGTCTTGCCGCGCTTGCCGACGAGCGTGTCGACCACCGGTTCAAGGGCCTTCCGCCCGACGCCGAGGGGCTGACCGTCGGTGAGCTGGCCGCCCAGCGCCGCAATCTCTTCAGTGGTGGGTTCACCACGCCGCTGCTCGCCCTCTCCGCCGAGCGCCTCGAGCACAATCTGCGGCTCATGGAGACGTACGCGGAGCGGCATGGGCTCGTCTTCGCCCCGCACGGCAAGACCTCTATGGCTCCCCAGCTTTTTCGGCGCCAGATCGAGCACGGCGCCTGGGGCATCACTCTCGCCGTGCCGCACCAGGTGCGGGTCGCCCGGGCCTTCGGCGTGCAGCACATCTTCCTGGCCAACGAACTCGTGGATCCGGCCGCGCTTGCCTGGATCTCCGCACAGCTCGCCGCCGACCCCGGGTTCCGGTTCGTGTGTTACGTCGACTCCGTGCGTGGAGTGGAGTTGATGGATGCCGCGCTGCGGGGGGCCTCCCGTCCGGTTGACGTCGTCGTTGAGCTGGCCGCCGGTGAAGGGGCCCGGACCGGTGTGCGGACCGAGGCCTCGTGCGCGGCGGTCGCCGACGCGGTCGCCGGTGTGGACACGCTTCGGCTGGTGGGGGTCGCTGGGTACGAGGGCGAGGTGCCGGACGCCGACCCGGAGCGCGTGCGGGCGTGGCTGCGGCGGCTGACCGCCCTGGCCGTGGACTTCGACAAGGCGGGGCGGTTCGCCGCGTCGGGGCTGGACGAGATCGTGGTGAGCGCGGGCGGCAGCGCCTGGTTCGACGCGGTGGCCGATGTCTTCGCCGAACTGCCCGAGCTGTCACTGCCCGTGCTGAAGCTGCTGCGTTCCGGGGCGTACGTCTCGCACGACGACGGGCACTACCGGGAGGTGACGCCCTTCGTACGGATTCCTGAGGAGGGCGCCCTGCATCCTGCCTTCCGGCTCTGGGCGCAGATCGTCTCACGGCCCTCCCCCGAGCAGGCCTTCGCCAACGCGGGCAAGCGCGACGCGGCGTACGACCTTGATCTGCCCGAGGTGCAGGTGGTGCGGGGGGAGAACGGCGAGCGGCCGGCGGACGGCATCGGCGTCACCTCCCTGTCCGACCAGCACGCCTGGATCCGTACGGGCGAGGGAGCCGAGCTTCAGGTCGGCGACTGGGTGGGGATGGGGCTCTCGCATCCCTGCACCTCGTTCGACAAGTGGCAGCTGATCCCCGTGGTGGAGCAGGACGGCTCCGTCGTCGACTACATCCGCACCTACTTCTAGGAGCCCGCCATGATGGATGTCGTCATCCGTGACGCGGACGTCGTCGACGGCAGCGGAGGCCCCTCCTACCGGGCCGACGTGGGCATCGAGGGCGGCAGGATCACCAGCGTGGTCCAGGAGGCGGCTGCCGCCGGGTGTCTTCGGCCCGTCGCCCGTCGCGTGGTGGACGCCGAGGGACTCGTCCTCTCCCCCGGCTTCATCGACATGCACGCCCACAGTGATCTCGCTCTGCTGCGGGACCCGGACCACAGTGCGAAGGTCGCGCAGGGCGTCACGCTTGAGGTCATCGGGCAGGACGGGCTGTCGTACGCGCCCGTCGACGACCGCACGCTCGCCGAGGTGCGCCGCGCGATCACCGGCTGGAACGGCAACGGTGACGACATCGACTTCAGCTGGCGGTCGGTGGGCGAGTACCTCGACCGGCTGGACCACGGGTTCGATGGTGAGGGCATCGCCGTCAACGCCGCCTATCTCATCCCGCAGGGCGCCGTGCGGATGCTCGCCGTCGGCTGGGACGACCGTGCGGCCACCCCGCGGGAACTGGACCGGATGCGGCAGCTGGTCGCCGACGGCATGCGTGAGGGCGCGGTCGGCATGTCCTCGGGGCTCACGTACACCCCCGGCATGTACGCCAAGGACACCGAACTGACCGAGCTGTGCCGGGTGGTGGCGGAGTACGGCGGCTACTACTGCCCGCATCACCGCTCGTACGGCGCCGGCGCGCTCGACGCGTACCGGGAGATGGTGG is a genomic window of Streptomyces sp. NBC_00414 containing:
- a CDS encoding sugar kinase: MVTFLPSRPGRLADVPSFERAIGGAESNVACVLAAAGHTTRWVSRVGADGFGDHLLETIASYGVDTSAVRRDPTRPTGIYFRTAGDRATDAHEVAYYRTGSAAAAMSPTTVDLDALHAADILHLSGITAALSQDCLSLLKTLTSRSMTSPHPLISFDVNYREGLWPDATTAGTTLLALARGADLVFVGEDEAEAAWGITGGPQAIREALPEPNVLVVKNGSAGATLFEAEADRHPRTATRGRAGGCSPAGAGASTALASKAPDSAPDRGRTPPGAPPPHPTSEGVGDTVTDAPALKVDVIAPVGAGDAFAAGFLSATLRGLPPKHRLRHGHLMAAAALTVPGDLAAPPSRDHADRLAALDDNAWGTLRLGPGWTNAADRAQEEVPTP
- a CDS encoding IclR family transcriptional regulator, with protein sequence MSQTVDRALSILPLLAEGPADLGQVADRLDVHKSTALRLLRTLHEHGLVYRQSDQRYRLGARLFALAQEAVENLDVREIAHPHLVRLNENCGHTVHLAVHEDGEVLYIDKVDSRYPVRMYSRIGKPVAITVAAVAKLLLADLPEQERRTFAEKLDYPMYTSRSTPSAPAFLRELDKVREQGWATDLGGHEESINCVGAPIRGTDGRVVAAMSVSAPNVVVTADELLTLLPLVRRTAEAISAEYSGKTPTKETSS
- a CDS encoding RidA family protein — translated: MTDKTALTPKTHTTPPAKFSHGVRKGNILQVAGQVGFLPAVEGQPPTPAGPTLREQTLQTLANVKAILEEGGASWDDAMMIRVYLTDVDHFAEMNAIYNAYFEEQNLTAPPAARTTVYVGLPAGLLVEIDALAVLN
- a CDS encoding GntP family permease; protein product: MSSLLAAAPPAPEVPPHTGGLLLLLDGTAGLLTVAALGIVLLLVLIIKVRLQPFVALLAVSIAVGLSAGLSVTELFGTVQRSASVSMIESGMGGILGHVAIIIGLGTMLGAILEVSGGAEALSTRLLNLFGEKRAPLAMGLTGLIFGIPVFFDVGIFVLAPIVYAAAKRSGKSILLYCMPLLAGLSMTHAFLPPHPGPVAAAGLFKVDLGWVILMGIIVGIPAVLAAWAYAAWIGKRLFVPVPQDMLEAADEAKAAVAEERAARRAAARSTGAPDDTVTGKGSTTVATTTQPQPEDYAEQPVPLPTVFLIIGTPLLLILAATFSSIALDPSTFRSVVEFFGHPFVALTIALLMAYYLLGIRRGWSRKSLETVSTSSLKPVGNILLVVGAGGVFGAVLKGSGIADALADTFNDVGLPVIVLAYLISVVLRVAQGSATVAIVTTAGIVVPLVEGQDLSQAHLALIIMAISAGSIFASHVNDGGFWIVAKYFGISERDTLKSWTVLETVLSVAGFTMAAALSVFI
- a CDS encoding amino acid deaminase, yielding MAADSASANGVERLAALADERVDHRFKGLPPDAEGLTVGELAAQRRNLFSGGFTTPLLALSAERLEHNLRLMETYAERHGLVFAPHGKTSMAPQLFRRQIEHGAWGITLAVPHQVRVARAFGVQHIFLANELVDPAALAWISAQLAADPGFRFVCYVDSVRGVELMDAALRGASRPVDVVVELAAGEGARTGVRTEASCAAVADAVAGVDTLRLVGVAGYEGEVPDADPERVRAWLRRLTALAVDFDKAGRFAASGLDEIVVSAGGSAWFDAVADVFAELPELSLPVLKLLRSGAYVSHDDGHYREVTPFVRIPEEGALHPAFRLWAQIVSRPSPEQAFANAGKRDAAYDLDLPEVQVVRGENGERPADGIGVTSLSDQHAWIRTGEGAELQVGDWVGMGLSHPCTSFDKWQLIPVVEQDGSVVDYIRTYF